Genomic window (Pseudomonas sp. L5B5):
GCTGGGGTTGCTCACCGAGCACCTGGCACGTTTATCCGCACAGTGGCTGGTGCCCTGGGAGCAGCCGTAAGCGTCAAGCGACAAGCTGCAAGTCAGCAGTTCTTCACTTGCAGCTTGTGGCTGGTCGCTGCTTTTCTGTTGTTCGTCACTGCTTTCTTAGGAATATTTCATGAAGATTCTGGTCACCGGCGCAAGCGGCTTCATCGGCGGGCGCTTCGCCCGTTTCGCCCTTGAGCAGGGCCTGGAGGTGCGCGTCAACGGACGTCGCGCCGAAGCCGCGGAGCACCTGGTGCGCCGTGGCGCCGAATTCATCCAGGGCGACCTGGGCGACGCCGACCTGGTGCGCGAGCTGTGCCGCGACGTCGATACCGTGGTGCATTGTGCCGGTGCGGTGGGCCTGTGGGGCCGTTACCAGGATTTCCACCAGGGCAACGTGCAGGTTACCGAGAACGTGGTGGAAGCCTGCCTCAAGCAGCGGGTCCGGCGCCTGGTGCACCTGTCCTCGCCCTCGATCTACTTCGACGGGCGCGATCACCTGGGCTTGACCGAAGAACAGGTGCCCAAGCGTTTCAAGCATCCCTATGCCGCCACCAAGTACCTGGCCGAGCAGAAGGTCTTCGGTGCCCAGGAATTCGGTCTGGAAGTGCTGGCCCTGCGCCCGCGTTTCGTCACTGGCGCCGGCGACATGAGCATCTTCCCGCGGCTGTTGAAGATGCAGCGCAAGGGCCGCCTGGCCATCGTTGGCAATGGTTTGAACAAGGTCGACTTCACCAGTGTGCACAACCTCAATGACGCCCTGTTCAGTTGCCTGCAGGCCAGTGGCTCGGCCCTGGGCAAGGTCTACAACATCAGTAACGGCGCCCCGGTGCCGCTGTGGGACGTGGTCAACTACGTGATGCGCCAGATGCAGGTGCCGCAGGTCACGCGCTACCGCTCCTATGGCCTGGCCTACAGCGTGGCGGCGCTCAACGAAGGCTTCTGCCGGATTTGGCCGGGGCGCCCGGAACCGACCCTGACACGCCTAGGCATGCAGGTCATGAACAAGGATTTCACCCTGGATATCAGCCGGGCCCGGCATCATCTGGGCTATGAGCCCAGGGTCAGCCTGTGGGCCGCCCTGGATGAGTTCTGCAGCTGGTGGAAGGCCCAGGACATGGGATGAAGCCCCAGGACTGAACCGGTTTCGCCTGGCTCGGTCCATTGGCCAGGCCCATTGGCGGTTTATACTCGCCGCACTCAGCCCCCTCCGTGGTTCAGAAAGGTTGCCCCATGCGTAACGATGCACACGATGACTTCGATGACGTTCCAAGTCTGCGCGCCGATTCCCTCGACGACGATGTCTTCCCGACCACCAGTGGTGCCCGCGAGCGCACCACGGCTCATTCGCGCAGCACCCCGGCTGCCACGCTCAAGCGTCCCAGCACCGGCCCGTTGTGGGCCCTGGTGGGGGCATTGTTCTTTGCCTTCCTCGGCCTGGCCTGGTGGAGCTTCCAGCAGATCTCGCTGATGGAGCAGCAGTTGGTGGCCACCCAGGAAAGTTTCGCCAGGATCAGCGAAGAGGCCGCAGGCCGCTTGCAGGACATCTCCGGCAAGGTGGTGGCCAGCCAGACCAACGTCACCAGCGACAGCGAAGCGTTGAAGTTGCAGATCAAGCAGCTGGAAAGTCGCTTGCAGGACCAGGGGCGCCAGCAGCAGGGCGTGGCCGGCCAGGCCACCGACCTGGACAAGCGCCTGGCCCAGATCAGTACCCAGGGCACCGAGCAGCAGGCCGCCAATGCCCAGTTGCAGGCCCAGGTGAAAGCCCTGGGTAGCGAGCTGGCGAGCCTCAAGGGGGCCCAAGCCGATGGTGGCAAGGTCGATGCCCAGCTCAAGAGCCTGGCCGCCGAACTGGCCACGCTGAAGAAACAGGGCAACCCCAGCGCCGCCATCGAGCGCCTGGAGCAGGACCTGATCGTGCTCAAGAGCCAGCAGGACAACCGGCCTGCTGCCTCGCAGAACGGTGCCAGCACCGCCGAGTTCGATGCCTTTCGTGGTCAGGTCACCCGTAATATCAATACCCTGCAGAGCCAGATCCAGAACCTGCAGCAGCAGATCAACACCCGCCCTTGATCCGCCGGGCCCCGTCGCGTGTTGCGCGGCCGGGCCCGACCGCGATCCGCTGAATGTTCACCCATGTCCCGCAGCCGGCTACGCTCTTCGAACGTCAATGCGAATGAGGAGTGGGCGATGAAACGGTTGCGCAAGCATGCCTGGCTGGGCTGGTGGCTGTTGCTGTGTGTCGGTCCGCTCCAGGCGGCTGAGCCCGCCGATGACGGGGCCTTGGCGCGAGCGCTGCTGGAAAAGGCCTTGGTCCGTTATCAGGAACAGGGTGACAAGGCGTTTGCCGCGTTCAGCCGCCAGGGTGAATTCGTCGACCAGGACCGCTATGTGTTTGTGGTGGACACCCACGGGGTGATGCTGGCCAGCGGCGGCCCATCGTCGGCATTGATCGGCCGCGACGTATCGCGAGTGCTGGGGGCGGATTTGCGCAAGGCGTTCGAAGAGGCATTGCGGACCCCGCAGGGCAGCGGCATCCAGCAGGCCGAGTACCGTTGGCAGAACTGGGCCGATGGCAAGATCGAACGCAAGCATGTGTACTTCCAGCGCGTTGGCGAGCGGATCCTGGCGGTGGGTTATTACCTGCCCCGAGCGTCGGCGGACCAGGCCCGGGCGCTGCTCGAGCGTACGGCCGACGCCCTGGCCAAGGACCAGGCGGGCACGCTCAAGGCCATCAATGACCTGCAGGGTGGATTCATCGAAGACGATTTGTACGTGTTCGTGGTGAGCCTGGATACCCGACGTTATTTGGCCCACGGCACCAACTTGCGATTGCTCGACACCGACTTCGCCAAGGTCCGTGACCCCGATGGCAAGCCGGTGGGCGAGCCGATGCTGGCGTTGCTGGCGCGCCAGGACCAGGGCGAGTACAGGTATCGCTGGAAGAATCCGGTGACCGGCCGGATCGAAGACAAGCACGCCTATCTGCGCAAGGTCGGCTCGCTGCTGGTCGCGGTGGGGTACTACAGCCCTTGAAGCCGCGGCCCGCTCAGCGGGCCTTGTCTTCACGCCCGCGCAGCAGGCGGTTGGGCATGGCGATGGCTGCTGCCAGCCCCAGCAGCGACACTCCGGCGCTGACCAGCAACAGGTGCCGGAAGGTCTGCAGCAGTTCGCCTCGCAACAGGTCTCGGGCCGCACCCGGTGCGGCATTCAGGCCTTCGAGCAGGGCATTGCCGGAGTGTCCTTCGCCCAGCACTGCAGCGCCATCGGCGTGGGGCAGGCCGGAGTTCTGCAGCAGAGCCAGCAGCAGCGCCGACATCAAGGCCACCCCGACGGCACCCCCCAGGGCACGGAACAGGTTGGTGGTGCTGGTGGCGACTCCGATATCCCGCTGCTCCACCGCATTTTGAGTGCCCACCAGCGAGGTGGGGAACTGCATGCCGCCGGCAATGCCGCAGAGCAACATGAACAGGCTGCTCCAGAACACGGCCTGGGGCGGCACCAGGGCCATGCCGAGGATCGCGATCGGCATCAGCAGGGCGCCGGTGAGAATCATCGGTTTGTAGCGGCCGGTCACCGAGGTCAGTCGCCCGGCACAATAGGCGCCCATGGGCAGGCCCATGGCCAGGGGCAGCAGGTGCAGGGCGGCGCTGTCGGCGCCGGCCCCGGTGATGCTCTGCAAGCGCAGGGGCATCAGCACGATCAGCGAGATGGCCTGGAAACTGGTGAAAAATATCGTGCACCAGCACAGCAGGGCATCGCGGTTGGCGAACAGATGCATCGGCAACAGCGGTTCGCGGGTCCGGCGCTCATGCCAGGCGAACAGGGCCAGGACGATGACCGCAATGCCCAGCAGCTCGAGCACTTCTGCGCTGCGCCAGGAGTAGCCCTGGCCGACCTGGGTAATGCCCAGCAGCAATGCGCTGAGGCCGACGATCAACAACAGGGTGCCGAGGTAGTCGATGATGGGCTTGCGCTGGGGCACCGGCAATCCGACCAGGGTGCGATGGGTCACCCAAAAGGCGCCCAGGCCGAGCGGCAGGTTGATCAGGAAGACCCAGCGCCAGGACAGGAACTCGGTCATGTAGCCGCCGAGTACCGGCCCGGCGACGCTGGCCACCGCGTACATGCTGCTGAAGTACCCCTGGTAGCGACCGCGTTCCCGAGGCGGGACGATGTCGCCGATGATCGCCTGGCTGACCGAAATCATGCCGCCGGCGCCTATGCCCTGGAAGATCCGCGCGAGCACCAACTGCTCCATGTTCTGGGCCAGGCCGCAAAACAGCGAGGCCAGGGTAAACAGCCCCAGGCCGAACAGCATCAGCCGGCGCCGGCCGTAGAGGTCGCCCAGCTTGCCGTAGATCGGCACGGCCACGGTCATGGCCACCATGTAGCCGGAAATCACCCAGGCCAGCAGGCCGACGTCCTTGAACTGGGCGGAGATGGCCGGCATCGAGACCGCGACTATCGTCTGGTCGAGGGCACCGAGGAAGATCGCCAGCATCAGGGCGGCCAGCACGCTGCGGATGGCCACCGGGGACGGGCCAGGTTGTTGAGGATGGGACACGGAAGAACCTGCGGGCAGTGATGGGGCGGGCGAATTGAGCCGGCACAGATGCAGGCCAGTGTACTGGATAGGTGCCTACCGGATAGCGCTGCAACCTTGTTGCTGACGGTTATTTCATGAAGATTCCCGGGCATGGCCTAGTGATGGCTTGCAGCGGAATGGGAAGCATTCTGTATAGTGTCGGATCTGTGCGCGCTGTTCGGCAGGCGACAGAATGAGTGTGTATGAATGTTGCCTATGCTTGCATTTTGATCGGGTGAATCCGTCAATTGAGCAAGACCATCCGACGGATCTGCACGTCCCCATCTCCGGGCACGATGCCTGCCCGTTCCCTTCGAGGCCCGGACTGCAGCGATGAACAAGCCAGCCCTTGCATCCATTCCCGTATTCAAACTCTATGGCCAGAGCCTGGAGTGGCCGACTCCCGACCTGTTGCACTGCGAGCCCATCAGCTTGCGCGGTCGTGAGTTGCACTGGGAAGTCAAACCCCACCGCCACGCCGACCTCTGCCAGTTGCTGTTCGTGCAGCGTGGCCAGGTCCAGTTGCAGGTCGAGGACCGGCGGACCCAGCTGGACGAAGCGGCGATCCTGGTCCTGCCGCCGTTGTCGGTCCACGGCTTTCAATTCTCCGAGGACGTCGAAGGTCATGTGGTGACCCTGGCGGCGCCGCTGGTGGCCTATCTGCAAGCCCAGTTGGGACAGGCGAAGGGCACCCTGGCCTCTTGTGCCAGCTACCCGGCGGGTGACGATGTGCATTACCTGAGCGAGTTGTTCTGCGCGCTGCAGAACGAGTACCAGGGCCAGCAGCCGGCGCGGGAAATGCACATGCATGCGTTGGTGAGCACGATCGTGGTCTGGGTCGCACGCCAGGCCCAGCAGCGCAACAAGTCCACCCAGCGTCCGCAACGGGCCCGGGAGTACTTCAATGGTTTCATGCAATTGGTGGAGGCCCACTACCGCGAGCATGTGAAGGTGGAGGACCTTGCGCACAAACTGGGGATCTCGGTATCGCATCTCAACGGCACCTGCCGCGAACTGGCGGGGCAGCCGGCGTTGCAGATCATGCACGAGCGCCAGTTGCTGGAGGCCAAGCGCCTGCTGACCTATACCGGAATGACCATCTACGAGATTTCCGCCGAGCTGGGGTTCTCCGACCCGACCAACTTCACCCGGCTGTTCCGGCGCCGGGAAGGCATCTCGCCCAAGGTCTTCCGCGATCGCCTGAAAGCCGACCCGGCCGACGATCGTGGCTCCCTGTCGCTTACCTGAGGGCGTTCAGGGTGGCGTTGTGGGGAATGCAGCGTTCCAGGTTGCAACTGGCATAGGCACGGGTCTGCATGCGGGCCTGTTCGACGCGGTAGGCGGCGGTGCCGTACAGCGCCAGGGTCACGGTGCAGGTCATGAAAATGGCCAGGTACCTTCTTGTCTTGACGTTCATGGCGATGACCTCTGAACTCGTGCTTTCGTATTTTCGAAAGCACTGTTATCAGAATAGGCCAGTTGCCAGTACCTGCCAGAGTTCTGCCCCGCTTGTTTGGCAGGACATTCAGCAAATGGATCGACCCTGGCGCTGTGCCAGGGCGTTTACAGGCCCTGGTCCCAGTGAGGCTCCAGGGGAAACCTGAGCACCAGGAAGTCGAGCATGCTGCGCAAGGTCGCCGGCATGTGCTTGCGCGAGGCATACACGGCGTACATGTTCATCCGGCGGGGTTCGGCATGGCTCAGCAGACGCACCAGTTCCCCACGTTTGATGTGTTCTCCGGCCTGGTAGCTGGGCAGCATGGCGATGCCGGCACCGGCCATGGTGGCGCGCAGCAGGGTGCTGGCTTCGTTGGCGCTGATGTTGCCCTGCACCGGCACCGACACCGGTTCGCCATCCTGTTCGAAGTGCCACAGGCTCTTGCCGAAGTAGGAGTGGGTCAGGCAGTTGTGCAGGCTCAGTTCCTCCACCCGCTGGGGCGCCGGGTGTTCTCGCAGGTAGGCTGGGGCCGCACAGATCACCGAACGGCAGACGGTCAGGCGCCGGGCGATCAGGTTCGGGTCCAGGTCATTGCTGGTGCGGATCGCCAGGTCGATGCGCTCATCCACCAGGTTCACCGTGCGATCGAGCATTTGCAGGTCGATGCTCACCCCGGGATTACGCTTGACGTAGTCGGCCATGGCGTCGGCCAGTTGTGACTGGCCGAACGAGGTGCTGACGCTGATGCGCAGCAGCCCGCGCGGGACATCGTCGGGTTCGCCCACGGCGGCCTGCATGTCGCTGGACAGCTCCAGCATCTGCCGACAGCGCGGCAGGATCTCGCCGCCGGCGGCGGTCAGGCTGAGCTTGCGGGTGGTGCGGTGCATCAGCCGGGCGCCGACCCAGTCTTCCAGTTCGGCCAGATAGCGCGACACCACCGGTCGCGACAGGTCCAGTTGATCGGCCGCGGCCGATTGGCTGCCCAGGTCGACTACCGTGACAAACACCCGCATTGCTTGGAGACGATCCATGATTTGCCCGCTTTCAGAAACAAACTATGTCCAAGCATCGCATTTTTTGTAACGAGTCTGGCAACTAAGCTTGCTCCATTCTCAATACGCCAACCGCTGCCGGAGTTGCCCCCATGATCGGATTCACTTCATTCAAACGCCTGCTGCTGGCCACCGCCGTTCTGGGTTTTGCCGCCCATGCCGCCGCTGCCGAACCCGCCCTGCAACTGGACGTCTACAACCCGGGCAGCAACGCCATCTTCCCGGTCAGTTCGGTACTGGTCAGCGGCAAGAAGGATGCAATCCTGGTGGACGCCCAGTTCGGCAAGTCCCAGGCCCAGCAATTGGTGGACAAGATCCGCGCCAGCGGCAAGCACCTGACCACCATCTACATCAGCCATGGTGATCCGGATTACTACTTCGGCCTCGACACCCTGACCAGCGCCTTCCCGGACGCCAAGGTCGTGGCCTCGCAGCCGACGGTGGAACACATCAAGGCCACCGTTGAAGGCAAGCTGGCCTTCTGGGGCCCGCAAATGGGCGCAGACGTCCCGGCCAAGACCATCGTGCCAAGCGTGCTCGAGGGCCACAGCCTGACCCTGGAAGGGCAGAAGCTCGACGTCATCGGCCTGGACGGCAAACAGCCGGACCGCAGCTTCGTCTGGATCCCTTCGATCAAGGCGGTGGTCGGCGGCGTGGTGGTCTCGGAAAACATCCATGTGTGGATGGCCGATACCCAGACTGCCGAGTCCCACCAGCAGTGGCTCAAGACCCTCAAGACCATCGAGGGTCTCAAGCCCGAGACCGTGATCCCCGGGCACTACCTGGGTGACAGCGCGCGCTCCCTGAAGCCGGTGCACTTCACTGCGGACTACATCAAGGCCTTTGACGAGGAAACCGCCAAGGCCAAGGACTCCGCCGCGCTGATCGCAGCCATGAAGAAGCGCTACCCGGACCTGGGCGAGGACAGCTCGCTGGAGCTGAGCGCCAAGGTCGCCAAGGGCGAAATGAAGTGGTGAAACCGTTCTGACCCGCTCCCGAGTCGGGGGCGGGGCTGTTGTACTCTCTTTGCCAACTGGAGAACTGTCATGAGCAAGATCGCAATCATCGGCGCCACCGGCCGGGCCGGTAGCCAACTCCTGGAAGAAGCCCTGCGTCGTGGCCACAGCGTCACCGCCATTGCCCGCAACACGGCGAAGATCGGCCAGCGTGCCGGTGTCACCTGCCGCGACGTGGATGTGGCCGACAGCGCTGCATTGCAGGCGGCGGTGGCCGGGCATGATGTGGTGCTCAGCGCCGCGCATTTTGCCCCCATCGCCGCCAGCGCCATCGTCGAGCCGGTGAAGAAGGCCGGGGTCAAGCGCCTGCTGGTGGTGGGCGGTGCCGGTTCGCTGCTGTTGCCTGGCGGCGGCAAGGTCATCGACAGCCCCGGTTTCCCCGAGGAGTACAGGGCCGAGGCGAGTGCCGGGGGCGTGTACCTGGAGACCTTGCGCAAGGAGCAGGACCTGGACTGGACCTTCCTTTCGCCGTCGGCGGAATTCGTCGAAGGCGAGCGCACCGGGAAGTTCCGCCTGGGCCAGGACGAGCTGCTGGTCAGCGGTGAAGGCCGTAGCTGGATCAGCTTCGCCGACTTCGCCATCGCCCTGCTCGACGAAGTGGAAACCCCCGCCCACGTCCGCCAGCGTTTCACCGTCGGTTACTGATTCGGCTAACGGATTCTCAAGGCTATAGCCTGTGGCGGGCCCGCAGGGCCCCATCAGGAACTCCCTGCGGGTGTAACGCCCCCGTGCGCAGCCTGCGGCAGCGGCTATACGAAGCGACTGCGATGTAGCCGCTGCCGAGCCTGCGAGGCTGCGACGGGCCCGCAGGGCCCCATCAGGAACTCCCTGCCGGTGCTACGCCCCCGTACGCAGCCTGCGGCAGCGGCTACACGAGCAGGTGCTCAACGCTGATGGGCCTGCTCCACCAACCAGTCCAGCAACTCCTGCAACTGAGCCGAGGGGCCCGGGTGTTCCGGGTAGACCAGGTAATAGGCCTGGCCCGTCGGTATCTTCAATTCGAATGGCATGACCAGCCGCCCGGCACTCAGGTCGTCGCCAATCAGCGCCCAATCGCCCATCGCCACCCCGGTCCCCTGGGACGCCACCGACATGGCCAGGTCCAGCGTCTCGAAGTGCTGACCCTTGCCCAGGGTGTTCAGCGGCGTGCCCGCGGCCTTCAGCCAGCGTTGCCAGTCCCGCTGGTCATGGGAGGGATGCAGCAACAGGTGCTGCTGCAGGTCCGCCGGACTCTTGAGTGGCGTCGGTCCTTCTACCAGGGGCCGCGAGCACACCGGGGTCAGTTGTTCATTGAACAGGTGCCGTGAGCCGAGGCTGGGGGACGGTGGGGCGCCATACATCACGGCGGCATCGAACGGCTCGCGAGTGAAGTCCACGCCGTGCTGGATGGTGGTGGTCAGTTGCACCGGTACCTCTGGCCGCTCCTTCTGCCACTGCAGCAGACGCGGCAGCAACCAGCGCATGACGCAGGTCGGCGCCTTGAGGCGCAGGTTGCGGCTGCGACTGCCGATGTCGTCCACCGCCCCATTGATCAGCTCGAACACTTGCTGCACCCGGGGCAGCCATTCCTGCCCTTCGGCAGTGAGGATCAGGCCACGGGCCTGGCGCTGGAACAGTGGATAGCCCAGGTGGCTTTCCAGCCCGGCGATCTGCCGGCTCACCGCACCCTGGGTGATATGCAGCTGCTCGGCGGCGCGGGTGAAGTTGCAGCACTGGGCCGTGACCAGGAAGGTGTGCAGCGCAGGCAGGGGAGGCAGGCGTTTCATGGAGGGCCAAGGCATGACGTGGGGACATGGCTAGTATGACTTTTTATCCATTGTTGCGGCTACCGGCCGCCCGTTCCAATAGCCCCTTGCGATGTCTGCCGGCGCTTGCCGGCAGCGCGGTATCCAAACCAACAAGAAGGGCGATGAGATGGCGACATGTGGCGAAGTACTGGTCAAGTTACTCGAGGGCTATGGGGTCGAGCAGGTGTTCGGCATCCCTGGAGTCCACACTGTCGAGTTGTATCGGGGCCTGGCCCGCTCGTCCATCCGGCACGTTACTCCACGCCATGAACAAGGCGCCGGTTTCATGGCCGACGGTTACGCCCGTACCAGTGGCAAGCCCGGCGTGTGCTTCATCATCACCGGCCCGGGCATGACCAACATCACCACCGCCATGGGCCAGGCCTATGCCGATTCGATCCCGATGCTGGTGATCTCCAGCGTACAGGCGCGCAGTCAGTTGGGCGGCGGGCGCGGCAAGCTTCACGAACTGCCGAACCAGAGTGCCCTGGTCGCCGGGGTGGCGGCGTTCTCCCATACCCTGATGTGCGCCGATGAGCTGCCGGTGGTGCTGGCCCGCGCTTTCGCCCTGTTCCAGGCCGGCCGGCCGCGTCCGGTGCATATCGAGATTCCCCTCGACGTACTGGTCCAGGACGCCGACCACTTGCTGGCCTGCGAGCCGGTGCAGATCGCCCGGGCCGGCGCAGCCCCCGCTGCCGTGGCGCAGATGAGCCAGTTGCTGGCGACCGCCAAGCGCCCGCTGATCCTGGCTGGCGGTGGCGCCATCGAGGCCGCCGCGCCCCTGGCCCAGCTTGCGCAGCTGCTGCAGGCGCCCGTGGCCTTGACCATCAACGCCAAGGGCCTGCTCCCTTCGGCGCATCCATTGCTGATCGGCTCGACCCAGTCACTGGTGGCGACCCGGGCGCTGGTGGCCGAGGCCGATGTGGTGCTGGCCATCGGCACCGAGCTGGCGGAGACCGACTACGACGTGACCTTTGCCGGCGGCTTCGAGATCCCCGGCACGCTCCTGCGGATCGACATCGATGCCGACCAGACGGTGCGCAACTACCCACCGAAAGTGGCACTGGTGGCCGATGCCGGCATTGCCGCCCAGGCCCTGTTGTCGGAGTTGGCGCGCCAGCCCCTGGCCGAGCGTAGCGGTGATTGGGGGGCGGTCCGCGCCGGGGCCTTGCGCCAGGAGTTGGAGCGCCTCTGGGATGCCCCGACCCGGGCCCAGACCGTGCTGCTGCAAACCGTGGTCGATGAGCTGCCGGAGATCGTCATGGTGGGTGACTCGACTCAGCCGGTGTACAGCGGCAACTTGACCTTCAACCCCGAACGGCCGCGGCGCTGGTTCAATGCCTCGACCGGCTACGGCACCCTGGGTTATGCCCTGCCGGCGGCCATCGGCGCCTGGCTCGGCGGCGGCTCCAGCGCGGCCCAGCGTCGTCCGGTGGCCTGCCTGATCGGCGACGGCGGTTTGCAGTTCACCCTGGCGGAGCTGGCCTGCGCGGTCGAAGCGCGCACGCCGGTGATTGTCCTGCTGTGGAATAACCAGGGTTACGAAGAGATCAAGAAGTACATGGTCAACCGCGCCATCGAACCGGTGGGCGTCGACATCTACACCCCGGACTTCGTCACCGTGGCCCAGGGCCTGGGTTGCGCCGCCGAACGCATCGACAGCGTTGCGCAGTTGCGGGCGGCCTTGCGCCTGGCGGTCGACCGCCAGGGGCCGAGCCTGATTGAAATCGACCAGAACCGCTGGACCCAGGGAGTACAGGCATGACGTTGCGTACTCTGTTGGACGGCCTCTACATCGACGGCCAATGGTCGGCGGGCCGTGAGCGGCTGCCAGTGATCAACCCGGCCACCGAGGCCCTTCTGGCCGAGGTGGCGGGCGGTGGACCGGAAGCGGTGGACCAGGCCTTGTGCGCGGCCTCGGCCGGACTGGGGCGCTGGGCCGGGAGCAGTGGCGCCGAACGCGCGGTGGTGCTGCGCAGGATCGCCGCAGGCGTGGCCGCGCGCCGTGAACGCTTGATGCAGTTGCAGTCGAGCAACAACGGCAAGCCCCAGGCAGAGGCCGCCATGGATGTCGACGATGTGATCGCCACCTTCGACTATTACGCCGAGCTGACCGAGGGCCTGGACGCCCGCCAGGACACCGAGGTGGCGCTGCCCAGCGCCGACTTCAGCGCCCGCCTGCGGCGCGAACCTTGCGGCATCGTCGGGCTGATCGTGCCGTGGAACTTTCCCATGGTCACCACGGCCTGGAAACTTGCGCCGGCACTGGCTGCAGGTTGCAGCGTGGTGCTCAAGCCATCGGAGGTCACACCGCTGCCGGAGCTGGAGTTGGCGGCGATCATCGCCGAGAGCGGCCTGCCCCGAGGAGTGTTCAACCTGGTCTGCGGGACCGGCCTGGCAGTGGGGGCTCCCCTGGCGGCGGACCCGCGCGTGGCGAAGATCTCCTTCACCGGCAGCAATGCGGTGGGGGTCCAGGTCATGCAGCGGGCAGCGGAAACGGTCAAGGGCGTGAGCCTGGAGCTGGGTGGCAAGTCGTCGCTGCTGGTGCTGGCAGACGCTGACCTGGAACTGGCGGTGGAGCTGGCCTGCGGCGGTGGCTTTTTCAATGCCGGGCAGATGTGCTCGGCCACCAGTCGGGTGCTGGTGGCCGCCGAGCTGGCCGACGAGTTCCTCCTGCGGCTCAAGGCCCGGGCCGAAGGCATTCGGGTGGCCGATCCATTCGAGGCTCAGTCAGAGATGGGGGCGCTGGTCAACCAGGCGCAATACCAACGTGTGCTGGGGCATATCGACCGTGGTTTGAGTGCAGGTGCCCGGCTGGTGTGCGGTGGCGGTCGCCCGTCGCACCTGGCGCGGGGCTATTTCATTCAGCCCACGGTGTTCTCCGAGGTGCCGCTGGACAGCGCCCTGTGGCGCGAGGAAATCTTCGGCCCGGTGCTGTGCGTGCGCAGTGTCGGCAGCCAGCAGGAGGCCATCGAGCTGGCCAACGACAGTGAGTTCGGCCTGGTGGCCAGCGTCGTGGGCGCAGACCTCTCGAATGCCGAAAACGTGGCCAATGCCCTGCAGGCCGGCCTGGTATGGATCAACGCTCCCCAGGTGATCTTTCCCCAGGCGGCCTGGGGCGGCTACAAGCAGAGCAGCATCGGCCGCGAGCTGGGTCCCTGGGGCCTGCAAGCGTTCCAGGAGATCAAGCACGTGGTACGCGGGCGCTAGCCAGGCCTCAGCCGCCGACCCGCAGGCGCGCCATGTCCCGCAACGGTGGCGCGCCGAACAGGCGGCTGTATTCGCGGCTGAACTGCGAGGGGCTTTCATAACCCACCCGATAGCCTGCCGCCGAGGCTTCCAGGCCTTCGGCCAGCATCAGCCGGCGGGCCTCCTGCAAGCGCAGTTGCTTCTGATACTGCAACGGACTCATGGCGGTCATGGCCTTGAAACGGTGGTGCAGGG
Coding sequences:
- a CDS encoding 5-guanidino-2-oxopentanoate decarboxylase is translated as MATCGEVLVKLLEGYGVEQVFGIPGVHTVELYRGLARSSIRHVTPRHEQGAGFMADGYARTSGKPGVCFIITGPGMTNITTAMGQAYADSIPMLVISSVQARSQLGGGRGKLHELPNQSALVAGVAAFSHTLMCADELPVVLARAFALFQAGRPRPVHIEIPLDVLVQDADHLLACEPVQIARAGAAPAAVAQMSQLLATAKRPLILAGGGAIEAAAPLAQLAQLLQAPVALTINAKGLLPSAHPLLIGSTQSLVATRALVAEADVVLAIGTELAETDYDVTFAGGFEIPGTLLRIDIDADQTVRNYPPKVALVADAGIAAQALLSELARQPLAERSGDWGAVRAGALRQELERLWDAPTRAQTVLLQTVVDELPEIVMVGDSTQPVYSGNLTFNPERPRRWFNASTGYGTLGYALPAAIGAWLGGGSSAAQRRPVACLIGDGGLQFTLAELACAVEARTPVIVLLWNNQGYEEIKKYMVNRAIEPVGVDIYTPDFVTVAQGLGCAAERIDSVAQLRAALRLAVDRQGPSLIEIDQNRWTQGVQA
- a CDS encoding aldehyde dehydrogenase family protein → MTLRTLLDGLYIDGQWSAGRERLPVINPATEALLAEVAGGGPEAVDQALCAASAGLGRWAGSSGAERAVVLRRIAAGVAARRERLMQLQSSNNGKPQAEAAMDVDDVIATFDYYAELTEGLDARQDTEVALPSADFSARLRREPCGIVGLIVPWNFPMVTTAWKLAPALAAGCSVVLKPSEVTPLPELELAAIIAESGLPRGVFNLVCGTGLAVGAPLAADPRVAKISFTGSNAVGVQVMQRAAETVKGVSLELGGKSSLLVLADADLELAVELACGGGFFNAGQMCSATSRVLVAAELADEFLLRLKARAEGIRVADPFEAQSEMGALVNQAQYQRVLGHIDRGLSAGARLVCGGGRPSHLARGYFIQPTVFSEVPLDSALWREEIFGPVLCVRSVGSQQEAIELANDSEFGLVASVVGADLSNAENVANALQAGLVWINAPQVIFPQAAWGGYKQSSIGRELGPWGLQAFQEIKHVVRGR
- a CDS encoding NAD(P)-dependent oxidoreductase; its protein translation is MSKIAIIGATGRAGSQLLEEALRRGHSVTAIARNTAKIGQRAGVTCRDVDVADSAALQAAVAGHDVVLSAAHFAPIAASAIVEPVKKAGVKRLLVVGGAGSLLLPGGGKVIDSPGFPEEYRAEASAGGVYLETLRKEQDLDWTFLSPSAEFVEGERTGKFRLGQDELLVSGEGRSWISFADFAIALLDEVETPAHVRQRFTVGY
- a CDS encoding LysR substrate-binding domain-containing protein, which encodes MKRLPPLPALHTFLVTAQCCNFTRAAEQLHITQGAVSRQIAGLESHLGYPLFQRQARGLILTAEGQEWLPRVQQVFELINGAVDDIGSRSRNLRLKAPTCVMRWLLPRLLQWQKERPEVPVQLTTTIQHGVDFTREPFDAAVMYGAPPSPSLGSRHLFNEQLTPVCSRPLVEGPTPLKSPADLQQHLLLHPSHDQRDWQRWLKAAGTPLNTLGKGQHFETLDLAMSVASQGTGVAMGDWALIGDDLSAGRLVMPFELKIPTGQAYYLVYPEHPGPSAQLQELLDWLVEQAHQR